A genomic region of Anopheles coustani chromosome 3, idAnoCousDA_361_x.2, whole genome shotgun sequence contains the following coding sequences:
- the LOC131263369 gene encoding mucin-2-like: protein MATKSSETRQPVAWLINIVLLLILAVRSNSAAESICERIDFNDINTWKVQQCSGAFRESFRLSTYASSPTFRPFRDRTTYYLSNDVRGISCTESINSFYMNPYTEIRMIYQLMFYNPCSLTLMVYDLDVIDMFGQPMLAQNWTTRAQTSTWSLFVGKVEREIRRARILLQADMSSDGQLAIEYITVFNPLVLEEFCMVLDEFYTTTEMTTIPTRPTTSISYTTTRSTTRSTSTLAPTTTTPMTTTTTTTTTLTTTTTTPTTTTTTTTTPTTTTTTSTTTTTPPATTTAMPTTPTTTPATTTTTPTTTTTTPTTTTTTPTTTTTTSTTTTTTPTTTTTTPTTTTTTSTTTTTTPTTTTTTPTTTTTTPTTTTPTTTTTTPTTTTTTPTTTTTTLTTTTSTTATNITITPTSTTITSIATMPNTTIMIPTTIPISTTTFSSTLSSMVYSSEPSSATTETITFPPTTTSTPTPDISTTVIDTTTRRRRTTTNTLGTTIMSTVDSISTIEITPSASTETYPVTTPATTPTTSTSTTSSTTTLATTPTTSISTTSSTTTTTSSTTTTTTTTTAAPIATVPTIPSSVPITTIDPSYITTTTSIPSPTSIFTEGSSVTASNLPTSSEGTIIRTTTTDISASLPTTLPIATASNESIALWIALSGIFIVLFTLASAYALYVYVAGIEISRALGGIGSLFTCSRFKRSNDQDHVAPPGPNSFDPYDMYYHLQMQQQLKSRLRPMHNSVSSISNNSSKAIRQKYPRASVNPYHHSVIGSGKALPFGQPRLDLMDDIDIIKYKNRLNQL from the coding sequence ATGGCAACGAAATCGTCGGAAACGCGACAACCTGTAGCGTGGTTGATCAATATCGTGTTACTTCTAATACTTGCAGTGCGTTCGAATAGTGCTGCAGAGTCCATTTGTGAACGGATTGATTTTAACGACATTAAtacgtggaaagtgcaacAGTGTTCTGGTGCTTTTCGTGAAAGTTTTCGCTTGAGTACTTACGCATCCTCTCCAACATTCCGACCGTTCCGTGACCGTACTACCTACTATCTTTCGAATGATGTGCGTGGTATAAGCTGCACCGAATCTATTAACAGTTTTTACATGAATCCGTATACGGAAATACGCATGATTTACCAATTGATGTTTTACAATCCTTGTTCGTTGACGCTCATGGTTTACGATCTCGACGTGATCGACATGTTCGGCCAACCGATGTTGGCACAAAATTGGACAACCCGTGCACAAACTTCCACGTGGAGTTTATTCGTTGGAAAAGTGGAACGAGAGATTCGGCGAGCAAGAATATTGCTACAGGCGGACATGAGTTCCGATGGGCAACTTGCGATAGAATACATCACCGTCTTCAATCCGCTTGTGCTGGAGGAGTTTTGTATGGTACTGGATGAGTTCTACACAACAACCGAGATGACAACGATTCCAACAAGGCCTACAACATCGATATCGTATACAACCACTAGAAGCACTACAAGGTCGACATCAACATTAGCACCAACAACTACAACGCCTATGACcactacaacaacaacaacgacgacacTGACGACCACAACGACGACACCGACGACtacaacgacgacaacgacgacaccGACGACCACAACGACAACATCTACTACTACAACGACACCGCCGGCGACTACAACTGCTATGCCTACTACGCCAACGACAACGCCGGCGACTACTACTACGACACCTACGACTACTACTACGACACCTACGACTACTACTACGACACCTACAACTACAACTACGACATCTACTACTACAACTACAACGCCGACGACTACAACTACGACACCTACAACTACAACTACGACATCTACTACTACAACTACAACGCCGACGACTACAACTACGACACCTACGACTACTACTACGACACCTACTACTACGACACCTACGACTACTACTACGACACCTACGACTACTACTACGACACCTACTACTACAACTACAACACTTACAACTACAACTTCAACAACAGCAACTAATATTACTATTACACCTACGAGTACTACGATTACCTCCATCGCCACAATGCCGAATACCACCATAATGATTCCAACAACGATCCCCATTTCTACAACAACTTTCTCTTCAACTTTATCTTCCATGGTTTACTCCAGTGAACCATCGTCTGCAACAACGGAAACAATAACATTTCCGCCGACAACAACTTCGACGCCGACACCTGATATCAGTACCACCGTTATCGATACAACTACAAGGAGAAGACGTACTACCACTAACACACTGGGAACAACGATAATGTCAACCGTTGATTCCATCAGTACCATAGAGATCACTCCTTCGGCCTCAACTGAAACGTATCCAGTTACAACCCCAGCAACAACACCTACTACTAGTACTTCTACTACATCTAGTACTACAACCCTGGCAACAACACCTACTACTAGTATTTCTACTACATCTAGtactacaacaacaacatctagTACTACTACTACAACAACAACTACTACTGCTGCGCCTATTGCTACCGTACCAACAATTCCATCGTCCGTTCCCATAACAACCATTGATCCATCCTACATTACAACCACAACGAGTATTCCTTCTCCAACATCAATATTCACCGAAGGATCGTCTGTGACTGCATCCAATTTACCAACTTCGTCTGAAGGAACAATAATACGTACAACGACGACTGACATTTCTGCATCGTTGCCAACAACACTTCCGATTGCAACCGCGTCTAACGAATCCATTGCGCTTTGGATAGCACTGAGTGGAATTTTCATCGTTTTGTTCACCTTAGCATCTGCTTATGCTCTGTACGTCTATGTAGCTGGTATTGAGATCAGTCGTGCTTTGGGGGGTATCGGAAGCCTCTTTACTTGCAGTCGATTTAAGCGCTCCAATGATCAGGATCACGTTGCTCCTCCCGGACCGAACAGCTTCGATCCGTACGATATGTATTACCATCTACAAATGCAGCAACAGTTGAAAAGTCGTCTGCGGCCGATGCACAACAGCGTCAGTAGCATAAGCAACAATAGCAGCAAAGCGATTCGTCAAAAGTACCCGCGAGCTAGTGTGAACCCTTATCACCATTCTGTCATAGGATCCGGAAAGGCACTTCCCTTCGGTCAGCCACGCTTGGACCTGATGGACGATATCGATATAATCAAGTACAAGAATAGACTGAACCAACTGTAG